A region from the Rheinheimera mangrovi genome encodes:
- a CDS encoding TIGR00153 family protein yields MPNHFLAVFAKSPIKPLEEHIKKVFDASLLLLPFFDAVFVRDWEKAAEVRKALVALEKDADKLKRDIRVHLPRGLFLPVDRTDLLELVSQQDKIANKAKDITGRVLGRELEIPAPIQVEFKAYLQRCIDAVELACEAINELDELLETGFRGREVDLVIKMVERIDEIEHDTDQLQISLRKFVRKAEAEMNPVDVMFLYRTLEWVGDLADSALKVGSRLEIMLAR; encoded by the coding sequence ATGCCAAATCACTTTTTGGCGGTTTTTGCGAAATCACCAATCAAGCCTTTAGAAGAGCACATCAAAAAGGTATTTGATGCCAGCTTGTTATTACTGCCGTTTTTTGATGCAGTCTTTGTAAGGGATTGGGAAAAAGCAGCCGAAGTTCGTAAGGCGCTTGTAGCTTTAGAAAAAGATGCAGACAAATTAAAACGTGATATCCGTGTGCATTTACCACGTGGCCTGTTTTTACCTGTCGATAGAACGGACTTGTTAGAACTGGTATCGCAGCAGGATAAAATTGCCAACAAAGCCAAAGATATTACCGGTCGTGTTTTAGGCCGCGAGTTAGAAATTCCTGCGCCTATTCAGGTCGAATTTAAAGCCTATTTACAGCGTTGCATCGACGCCGTTGAATTAGCCTGTGAAGCCATCAACGAGTTGGACGAGCTGCTGGAAACTGGGTTCCGCGGACGTGAAGTTGATTTGGTGATCAAAATGGTTGAGCGTATCGATGAAATCGAGCACGACACCGATCAACTGCAAATCAGTCTGCGCAAATTTGTTCGTAAAGCAGAAGCCGAAATGAATCCGGTTGATGTGATGTTCCTGTACCGCACTTTGGAGTGGGTTGGCGATTTAGCTGATTCAGCTTTAAAAGTAGGTTCAAGACTCGAAATCATGTTGGCCCGTTAA